The DNA window CCGAGGTGCGGGCGCTGCTGCTGGGCAATGACGCCTTTTGGCGGGGGCAGGGGGTGGACGCCTTCCGCTACGACGCGATCAAGCATGTCGAGGGACCTTTCCTGCGCGACCTGCTGGCCCAGGACCGCGCCGCCGGGACCTGGACGCTGGGCGAGTGGTTCGACGCCGACACTGGGACGGTCGCTGACTGGCAGCGGGCGGGCTTTGACAGCCTGTTCCTCTTCAGCCTTCAGGCGGCGATGCGAAATGGGATCATGGGCGGCCAGGGCCTGAGCGGCGTGGCGAACGTGCTGTCACGCCAGAACGAACTGCCCCGGCCCGGCGAGGTCGCCCTGTTTCTCGACAACCACGACGTGCCGCGCTTTGCCCAGGGCAGTCTGTTTGAGGACGTGGGGCAGGCCCGCACCCGCTATGGCCTGCGGGCGCTCATGACCCTGAAGGGCGTTCCGGTGATCTGGCAGGGCACCGAGATCGCCATGCGCGGCGGCGCCGACCCCGACAACCGCCGCGATATGCGCTTCGAGAACGAGTGGACGCCCGCCGAGCGCCAGGTGTTCGAGACGGCCCGGGACGCCATCGCGGTTCGCAAGGCCAGCCAGGCGCTGAGCGTGGGTGATCAGAAGCTGCTGCCCGTGCCCGCCAGCCTGCAAGACGACCTGCTGCTCCTCACCCGGCAATCCGGGAATGAACGTGTGCTCATCGCGTGGCATAACGGCAAGGACCGCAAAACGTACAGCATCCGCCTGAACACCCTGGGGCTGAGTTCGGACAGGCAGGACGTGACGCGCAGCCTCTTCGTGGGGCAGGACGCGAAGATGAGCGTGAGCGGCGGCTGGCTGCACCTCAGCCTGCCGGGGGAGGACGCGGCGGTCTTCAGCGTGAAGTAGGGGGAGGGGGCGGCGGTTCCCCGTCTTGGCCGCCCCGAGCCCTGCCCTAACGCATGCCTGGGGAAGCGAGCTGCGTCCGCAGATAGGATTCCACTTCTGATACGGCTAGCCTGGTGACTTCACTCGTTCGGCGCACCTTGACCTCCACCTCACCCTGCTCCAACGCGCGGCCCAGGGTGACCCGGTAGGGAATGCCAGTCAAATCGGCGTCCGCGAACTTCACGCCCACGCGCTCCGCACGGTCATCCAGCAGCACATCCACACCCGCCGCTCGAAGTTGCGCGTATAAAGTTTCGGCTGCCCCCATCTGCCGCTCGTCCTGGGCATCCACGACGGTCAGGATGACTTGATAGGGCGCGATCACGGGCGGCCACATCACCCCCCGCTCGTCCGAAAGTTGTTCGGCGACCGCCTGGGCCAGCCGCGTCACGCCGATGCCGTAGCAGCCCATGTGGAAGGGCTGGGTACTGCCGTCCGCTGCCGTGAATCCGGCGGTCATCGCCCGCGCGTACCTCGTCCCCAGTTGGAAGACGTGCCCCACCTCGATGCCGCGGGCGGAGTGCAGCACCTGCCCGGGGTCATGCCGGGAAGCGTCTCCTGGCCGGGCCTGCCGGACCTCCACCACCTCCGGCAACAGATACTGGACGCCCCAGTGCGCCCCCGTGACATGCCAATCCGTCTCGTTCGCGCCCGTGGTGAAGTTTCGCGCCGTCGCCGCCGCCTCGTCGCACAGGCGGAGGAAGGCCGAGTGTATCCCTTCCCGCCGGGCAATCAGGTCATCAGAAAGATTGGGCGCGAGGTAACCCAGGGGCAGTTCTTCCGCTGCCCACGTCTCCGGCTGGGCCACCTCTAGGGAGAGGAGCGTCCCACCGCCCACCTGTACGGCCCGTGCCTGCACCACGTTCCAGAGCTTCACCGGATTCACGCTGTGGTCCCCGCGCATGCTGACGAGCACCGGGACGAGCAATCTTCCCCCTCCACGCGAGAACACCGCGTCGTACAGGACAGTCTTGACCATGTGGGCGGGCTGACAGCCCAGGGCTGCACAGGCGGTCGCCACCGTCGCCGTGTCCGGAGTGTGGCGCCGCCCGAAGGTGTGGAAGGGACCCGGCCCCGCGTCGGCGGCAGGGGACACCGCCCGCTCGGCGTTCGCGGCGTACTGCCCATCCCCGGTGTACAGCACCTCGTCCTCGCCCACGGCGGTCAGGACCATGAACTCGCGGCTGTCCGCCCCACCGATGTTCCCGCTATCGGCCTCCACCACCCGCCACTGGACGCCCAGCCGGGTGAGAATGCGGGAATACACCTCGCTCATGACCTCGAAGTGCGCCCTCAGGTCCTCCGGCGAGGCGTGGAAGGAGTAGCCGTCCTTCATGGTGAATTCCCGTGTCCTGAGCAGGCCAAAACGGGGCCGCATTTCGTCGCGGAACTTGCGCCCGATCTGGTACACGCTCATGGGCAGGTCCCGGTAGCTGCGGGCAAGTTCACGCACCACCGCCACCGCGACCTCCTCGTGCGTCGGCCCGAGGGCAAGCTGCCGCCCCGCCCGGTCGGTCACGGTGAACATGATCCCCTCGGCCTGCGTGTACGCCTCCCAGCGCCCCGACTCGCGCCACAGGCCCTCGGGCTGGAGGACCGGGAAGCTCACCTCCTGAGCCACACCGTCAAGTTCCTCCCGGATCACGGTTTCCAACCTGTGCAGCACCCGCTGCATCAGGGGGAGGTTGGCGTACAGCCCGCTCCCCAGCTTCCGAACAAAACCCGCCCGCGTGAGCATGGCGATGCCCCGCGTCTCCGCGTCCGACGGCGCCTCGCGCCACGTCACGAACAGTCCCTGCGACACTCGCATGTTTTTCCCTCAGGTTGTGAACACGTCAGGCCAGCGCGTCAGAAACACGCACCGAAGTTTCAGGTGACCGGTTCACACCCCGGAGGGCGGCGGGAGCACGGGCAGGCCCGCGCCGACACGCAGCAGCATGTGGGGGAACGTCTGCCCGCTCATATCGGGGAGGCTACAGGCGGGAGGGCGGCGGGTCAAGCCCACGGGCTCCGCCTCCCGCTTCAGGCCACGTAGGCCAGACGTTCCGGACGGCCAGCGTTCGCCCGCCGTAGCCAGTCCTTCATTTGCAATCCCTGGCCTCTGTCCCTGCATTACCATGCTCTCGAATGCGTTCCCCACTGCCACGCGCCGTCCTGACCCGTCTGGAGACCGGGCGGCTGGTCGTGCTGAGCGTGCTGCTGGGCCTGCTGGTGGGGGGCCTGTGCGTGGGACTGCGGCTGGCGCTGAACGCGCTGCTCGACCTCGCCTCGCAGGTGATCGGGTACGCTCCCCCCGGAACACCGGGCGAGGGCGGGTTGCTGATGGCCTTTGGCGAGGCACTGCCCTGGGGCCTGCTCGTCCTGCCGCTGGTGGGGGCCGCCTATGCCTGGCTGGTGCCGCGGGACGCGGGGGACCCCCTCACCCAGCTTGTGCGCGGCTACCACACGCGGGGGCTGGGGCCAGGGTTAACGGTGCAGGCACGCACGCTGGCGGGCACGCTGCTCGGCCACGCGGGAGGGCTGCTCGTGGGGCGGGACGCGCCCTTCACGGCGCTCGGCGGGCTGGGCACCCGGCTGCTGCGCCAGGCGACGCGGCTGGACG is part of the Deinococcus apachensis DSM 19763 genome and encodes:
- a CDS encoding alpha-amylase family glycosyl hydrolase, producing MRRLTLLGALLASVAGAQTSTPTPAALPSWEGQIIYQVMPDRFADGNKANDAGIDRNNLRAWHGGDLAGLTGKLPYIQKLGATAVWLTPIYRQQAANSFDTAAYHGYWPADFRDVDPHFGTLADFGTFVKAAHGAGMRVVLDQVINHFGYEAPAVKEHPTWFNGQAECDATKNKDVDCPLSGLPDLKQSNPEVRALLLGNDAFWRGQGVDAFRYDAIKHVEGPFLRDLLAQDRAAGTWTLGEWFDADTGTVADWQRAGFDSLFLFSLQAAMRNGIMGGQGLSGVANVLSRQNELPRPGEVALFLDNHDVPRFAQGSLFEDVGQARTRYGLRALMTLKGVPVIWQGTEIAMRGGADPDNRRDMRFENEWTPAERQVFETARDAIAVRKASQALSVGDQKLLPVPASLQDDLLLLTRQSGNERVLIAWHNGKDRKTYSIRLNTLGLSSDRQDVTRSLFVGQDAKMSVSGGWLHLSLPGEDAAVFSVK
- a CDS encoding proline--tRNA ligase → MRVSQGLFVTWREAPSDAETRGIAMLTRAGFVRKLGSGLYANLPLMQRVLHRLETVIREELDGVAQEVSFPVLQPEGLWRESGRWEAYTQAEGIMFTVTDRAGRQLALGPTHEEVAVAVVRELARSYRDLPMSVYQIGRKFRDEMRPRFGLLRTREFTMKDGYSFHASPEDLRAHFEVMSEVYSRILTRLGVQWRVVEADSGNIGGADSREFMVLTAVGEDEVLYTGDGQYAANAERAVSPAADAGPGPFHTFGRRHTPDTATVATACAALGCQPAHMVKTVLYDAVFSRGGGRLLVPVLVSMRGDHSVNPVKLWNVVQARAVQVGGGTLLSLEVAQPETWAAEELPLGYLAPNLSDDLIARREGIHSAFLRLCDEAAATARNFTTGANETDWHVTGAHWGVQYLLPEVVEVRQARPGDASRHDPGQVLHSARGIEVGHVFQLGTRYARAMTAGFTAADGSTQPFHMGCYGIGVTRLAQAVAEQLSDERGVMWPPVIAPYQVILTVVDAQDERQMGAAETLYAQLRAAGVDVLLDDRAERVGVKFADADLTGIPYRVTLGRALEQGEVEVKVRRTSEVTRLAVSEVESYLRTQLASPGMR